Genomic window (Drosophila albomicans strain 15112-1751.03 chromosome X, ASM965048v2, whole genome shotgun sequence):
CTGCAGctcaaacaatttcaaatgcgtattttcattcattagTTGGCcactcataaatataaatggacagacagacagaaagagagacagacagtcagGTGAATAACCTGCTGTTAAGTAATTGGCCGCGTGTTGAAACGATCAGCATCGATTCATTGATGAGCAGTGCGAGCATCAGTATCTTGTGGCCCAGATGCAAATATAGACAGATAGATGgggcgagtgtgtgtgtctatttTGGTGAGATTGCAACACACCGAAATAGAGAGATACAGACACAGATCGAGAGAGATGGACTGACTCACCGTCGGATCCTGGCACCGGGGACACTGGCACATGAAGTGCTTCGTCATGCCGAGAAACATTTTGCGCGCCAGCGTCGACCACAAAAGCTTCGTGTAGGACATGGTGATCTCGCTGCCCGCGGCAATGTTCTCGGTAGCGCACACAACGATCGTCTCGCCATCCTCAAAGTGATGTGCCGCATTCGGGGTGCACTGATGATTGAGCATGCCAGCCAACGGGAACAAGGCACGCGCCACAATCTCCTGGCCATCCACCTGGCAGCGGCTCTCGAAGGCATTCGTGTTGAAGGCACAGACGGTGCGATAGAAGTACTCCAGCATATCGGGATCGTGTGGAAAGTGCTCGAAGCACTCGGCAGCCCGTTGCACCTCACGCATGTAGTAACGATCGGCGTTCGCCTGCATGGCGTAGAGCAGCTTGCGCTGCGACTCGTTGAGGAAGAAGCAACGCACCACGCTCAGGATGCGCAGCGCACGCGGATCAATGTGTTGCACATCCTTTGGCTGCCACTTGCGAAACAGCTGACACTCCAGCGCATGTCGCGGCGACTCCACACACTCGCCACACACGGGCAGGCCACAACCGGAGGAGCACAGCGCCTCGGCATCCGTATCGCCAGCGGGCAGATGATAGCAATTGATGCAAGTGCGCAGATTGCGACCCCGATGCGCTGTCGGACCCACGAGCAGTGTGTGCTCCCGAAACAGTTGCTCGCCCTTGGCGATGGGACGCACTGCGAAGATGCCACGCCCCGAGATCGGAGAGTCTGCGACTTGCCAGGCGGGTGAGGTGGGACGCAGTGGGCCCAGATGATCGTCGATTAGGGCGGCCAACTCCTGTGTGGAGGCGCTGATTTCCATTTGCGGCACATCCTCCGTCAGCACTTGCAATTGCGACATTACCGATTAAGCAATCGTCTCTCagcaatatgtgtgtgtttggctgaAACTGTTGCGCCCGATTGACGCTGCTCGGCAAACTAATTAGCGATTGCTCGCCGCTCGAGCAACTCGCTGCCATGGAGGCTGCGGGCAGCCTGTGGGCTGTGGGCTGTGGGCGGGGCagcaacggcaatggcaacagagCAAACCACAAGCCGCAACAGCTGCCGTCGCATGCAGTCAACGAgcctacatatgtatgtagtctATTATTAGTTACGAGTTTCGCGTAGTTCGCAGCACTCGGGAGCAGACGTCATGCGCTCGCCTCTCCAATTTCCCAGCACTTGTCCAGCCACGAAGCACGAGGGCCATGGAGCGAGCAATTGGATGACCATCGTTTGCCATCGTTAGCtttttcagctgctgctctcaGTTGCGTATACTTATTAAGTTGCAGCCAGCAAGAATGCTACACTTTTTCACCCAACACCTTGTTGCTGTGCTTAGCTGCGCACACTTTTCAAGTTTCAACCTGAAAGTATGCCACACTTTTTCTCATACACCTGCGAATACTTTTAATGCACCttgaaagtatgctacactttttttacACTTTCATTTTACTTGTTCTTTGCACGATTTTAGTAgattattttctaaattgCTGTAAATAACTTTAAACAATACTactgaattataaatattctctAAAGTAGAACATCTTAAGCGTCTGCCtatgttgcgtatacgccaagTGCACAATCTTAATAGGctaacaacacaacaaaaaaaaatacttctaTCATaagataattaaattttattggcaATTTAAAAGGCTTTCTAGTTCGTCATTTTAATCATCTTGAACACATcttacattaaattattagtttagtttatattcctttttaaatcaaatcgtatgatttactatatatgtatattaagtatattaacATATACTCGCATCtcgtatataatatgtatgtatgcaataCAATAGTTAACACTTgatatagttttttatttcaattattttagtttttcttttttttcttgaacaTGACACACAACGCGTTGATCATTTTAGGCTTAGTTTGTTAAGTGGGGGAGGAACGACGCGACGGCGGGGGCAACTACTTCTAGTTATAAACTATGCAAGTACAATGTGAATAAGGCACtcattattcaaaaatataatatagttgTATATGTTATTCGAACTTGTTTCCAGTTAGTCGAAAGTtgaatgaacaaaaaagttgTGTATTACTTTTCCAACaaagtttgtttgttgttttcagGGGGATGCAGGACGTAAGGTAGGAGTTCAATTTTAGCTTTGTAaatgcttcttcttcttctgcttctcttGGTGGTGTTTGTGTTTCTCATATTCAGCTAGCCGCTTTGGGGGCAGCT
Coding sequences:
- the LOC117573572 gene encoding SET domain-containing protein SmydA-8 isoform X3; the protein is MSQLQVLTEDVPQMEISASTQELAALIDDHLGPLRPTSPAWQVADSPISGRGIFAVRPIAKGEQLFREHTLLVGPTAHRGRNLRTCINCYHLPAGDTDAEALCSSGCGLPVCGECVESPRHALECQLFRKWQPKDVQHIDPRALRILSVVRCFFLNESQRKLLYAMQANADRYYMREVQRAAECFEHFPHDPDMLEYFYRTVCAFNTNAFESRCQVDGQEIVARALFPLAGMLNHQCTPNAAHHFEDGETIVVCATENIAAGSEITMSYTKLLWSTLARKMFLGMTKHFMCQCPRCQDPTTHTLAPSICLYLHLGHKILMLALLINESMLIVSTRGQLLNSRLFT
- the LOC117573572 gene encoding SET domain-containing protein SmydA-8 isoform X2; this translates as MSQLQVLTEDVPQMEISASTQELAALIDDHLGPLRPTSPAWQVADSPISGRGIFAVRPIAKGEQLFREHTLLVGPTAHRGRNLRTCINCYHLPAGDTDAEALCSSGCGLPVCGECVESPRHALECQLFRKWQPKDVQHIDPRALRILSVVRCFFLNESQRKLLYAMQANADRYYMREVQRAAECFEHFPHDPDMLEYFYRTVCAFNTNAFESRCQVDGQEIVARALFPLAGMLNHQCTPNAAHHFEDGETIVVCATENIAAGSEITMSYTKLLWSTLARKMFLGMTKHFMCQCPRCQDPTENGTYLSALFCREQGCKGLVIPVQTKTLQPDWRCLSCENVFPHAKMARYQDFALNTINNRINTCSVRDMIHFINELCPRFCPPSNYVLIEAKLNVIWRMTRLGAEEYAPEELAHKDRYREEILAILHKLGAGECTLKKLITEEIQ